From a region of the Gossypium raimondii isolate GPD5lz chromosome 10, ASM2569854v1, whole genome shotgun sequence genome:
- the LOC128033885 gene encoding uncharacterized protein LOC128033885, producing the protein MDTNFSFIQEDTNFGFNPPQHHDQSSQTNIASDQRKETPFFNIGCDGNEFKADCLKQEKGAANETKSEDDKSTFWTVCPYCYHMYEYEKKYEDCCLVCQTCRKGFHGLAVAAPPEHVLMNGEVREYYWGYGFFPLGYSGDVFLRDKKQVGEGDNGKKPIVVEISDDSDDEKKGMDVKDVGGNVKAENLSNGEGKVVMKRVKSVLKNPKKVMGRGVKVDIGKMKVVEMNEVADIDCGSGGTRLGSDKNGGSDEYDDDELYEIRFYGDDDDEWFDG; encoded by the coding sequence ATGGATACCAACTTCTCTTTTATTCAAGAAGATACGAACTTTGGTTTCAATCCACCACAACACCATGACCAAAGCTCCCAAACAAATATCGCGAGCGATCAAAGAAAGGAAACCCCTTTTTTCAACATTGGTTGCGATGGAAATGAATTCAAAGCTGATTGCTTGAAGCAAGAAAAAGGTGCAGCAAATGAGACAAAGAGTGAAGACGATAAGAGTACGTTTTGGACGGTTTGTCCATACTGTTATCACATGTACGAATACGAAAAGAAGTATGAAGATTGCTGCTTGGTTTGTCAAACTTGTAGAAAGGGGTTTCATGGACTGGCGGTGGCAGCACCACCGGAACATGTACTGATGAACGGGGAAGTCAGAGAGTATTATTGGGGCTATGGGTTTTTTCCATTAGGTTACTCTGGGGATGTTTTCTTGCGTGACAAGAAACAGGTTGGGGAGGGAGACAATGGGAAAAAGCCCATTGTTGTGGAAATCTCTGATGATAGTGACGATGAGAAGAAGGGAATGGATGTGAAAGATGTGGGTGGTAACGTGAAAGCTGAAAATTTGAGCAATGGTGAAGGAAAGGTTGTAATGAAGAGAGTGAAATCCGTGCTGAAGAATCCAAAGAAAGTGATGGGGAGAGGGGTAAAGGTGGACATAGGGAAGATGAAGGTTgtggaaatgaatgaagttgCAGATATCGATTGTGGAAGTGGAGGAACAAGGCTTGGAAGTGATAAGAATGGCGGTTCTGAtgaatatgatgatgatgagctTTATGAGATAAGGTTTTAtggagatgatgatgatgaatggtTTGATGGATAA